The Metabacillus schmidteae genome has a segment encoding these proteins:
- a CDS encoding type III pantothenate kinase: MILVLDVGNTNTVLGVYGQDTLKHHWRIETSRNKTEDEFGMLIKNLFVHEEISFHEIEGIIISSVVPPIMFALERMCDKYFGIKPLVVGPGIKTGLNIKYENPREVGADRIVNAVAGIQDYGSPLIIVDFGTATTYCYIDEHKQYMGGAIAPGINISTEALYSRAAKLPRIEITRPENIIGKNTVSAMQSGILYGYVGQVEGIVKRMKEQSKKVPKVIATGGLATLIAKESDCIDIVDPFLTLRGLQLIYKRNVNE; the protein is encoded by the coding sequence TTGATTTTAGTATTGGATGTAGGAAATACAAATACCGTTTTAGGGGTATATGGTCAAGATACATTAAAACATCATTGGAGAATTGAGACGAGTCGTAATAAAACAGAAGATGAATTCGGTATGCTAATTAAAAACCTTTTTGTGCATGAAGAAATCTCATTTCATGAAATTGAGGGTATTATTATTTCATCTGTTGTCCCTCCTATCATGTTTGCACTCGAAAGAATGTGCGATAAATATTTTGGGATAAAGCCATTAGTTGTTGGACCTGGTATAAAAACAGGACTCAACATTAAATACGAAAACCCGAGAGAGGTTGGAGCAGACAGAATTGTAAATGCAGTTGCAGGTATTCAGGACTATGGTAGTCCGCTTATCATTGTTGATTTTGGCACAGCAACTACATACTGCTATATCGATGAGCATAAGCAATATATGGGTGGAGCTATTGCTCCGGGTATCAACATATCAACGGAAGCTCTATATTCAAGAGCTGCAAAATTACCAAGAATTGAAATCACACGCCCTGAAAATATTATTGGGAAAAATACAGTCAGTGCTATGCAGTCGGGGATATTATATGGCTATGTGGGGCAAGTAGAAGGTATTGTTAAGCGAATGAAGGAACAATCTAAGAAGGTACCAAAAGTTATTGCAACTGGTGGTCTTGCAACCCTTATTGCCAAAGAATCTGACTGCATTGATATTGTTGATCCATTTTTAACACTAAGAGGTCTTCAACTTATTTACAAACGTAATGTGAATGAATAG
- the hslO gene encoding Hsp33 family molecular chaperone HslO has product MTDYLIKAIAFNNQVRAYAARTTETISEAQRRHQTWPTASAALGRSMTAGVMLGSMLKGNAKLTIKVEGGGPIGVIIVDSNSKGEVRGYVTNPQTHFDLNEKGKLDVARAVGTQGNLTIVKDLGLKDHFSGQVPIVSGELGEDFTYYLVTSEQVPSSVGVGVLVNPDNTILASGGFIIQLLPGTNDETITEIEKRLGEVEPISKLIQKGLTPEEILEEVLGRGNVKVLEKQPVAFKCQCSKERIENAIVSLGADEIQAMIDEDGQAEAQCHFCNELYLLTKEDLEELKKEASK; this is encoded by the coding sequence ATGACAGATTATTTAATTAAAGCCATAGCTTTTAATAACCAGGTAAGAGCTTATGCTGCTAGAACAACGGAGACTATATCTGAAGCTCAAAGAAGACATCAAACATGGCCAACTGCTTCTGCCGCATTAGGTCGGTCTATGACCGCCGGAGTTATGCTTGGTTCTATGCTAAAGGGAAATGCAAAGCTGACAATAAAGGTTGAAGGTGGCGGTCCAATCGGCGTTATTATTGTTGATAGCAATTCAAAAGGAGAAGTAAGAGGTTATGTAACAAATCCTCAAACACATTTTGACCTTAATGAAAAAGGGAAATTAGATGTAGCAAGAGCAGTAGGAACACAAGGGAATTTAACAATTGTAAAGGATCTGGGATTAAAAGATCATTTTTCAGGACAAGTACCAATTGTTTCAGGTGAATTAGGCGAAGATTTTACATATTATCTAGTTACATCTGAACAAGTTCCTTCATCAGTAGGTGTAGGCGTTCTTGTGAATCCGGATAATACAATCCTAGCCTCAGGTGGTTTTATTATTCAGTTACTTCCGGGAACAAATGATGAAACCATTACAGAAATCGAAAAGAGACTAGGCGAGGTTGAGCCGATCTCAAAATTAATTCAAAAAGGGTTAACACCTGAAGAAATACTTGAGGAAGTTCTTGGAAGAGGAAACGTGAAGGTTTTAGAAAAACAACCAGTTGCATTTAAGTGCCAATGTTCAAAGGAACGTATTGAAAATGCCATTGTTAGTTTAGGTGCTGATGAAATACAAGCAATGATTGACGAAGATGGACAAGCTGAGGCACAATGTCATTTTTGTAATGAATTATATTTATTAACAAAAGAGGACTTAGAAGAATTAAAAAAAGAAGCAAGTAAATAA
- a CDS encoding anthranilate synthase component I family protein has product MQQRRTTLSVQFDYTHDFFSQYQYLSKDEEKHAFLESGRGGRYSIAGFKPFATVKGKGEQLFITKDNESVVLNGKPLDLFREWFKQYNTSSDPNLPDFQGGAIGFISYDCVRHFETLPEIAVDDLETPDLYFLLFDDIAVYDHQTSKLWLMTHYYQEDQVQQAHKKLEEMKGNWTSVPKEAVKKDMNQVTPSDPIIFSEDAFKRAVESIKDYIGQGDVFQVNLSLRQHFLLENHPLKIYETLRKVNPSPYMAYLHFPDLQIVSGSPELLVKKKENLVSTRPIAGTRSRGENEQEDMRLANELIQNEKERAEHVMLVDLERNDLGRVCEYGSVHVNEFMVIEKYSHVMHIVSNVQGTLKKDANYADIIKATFPGGTITGAPKVRTMEIIEELEPTRRGIYTGSIGWIGFDEDMELNIVIRTMVAKDGYGYVQSGAGIVIDSNPDYEYKEALKKAKALVKAIELSKEEKILG; this is encoded by the coding sequence ATGCAGCAAAGAAGGACAACGTTAAGTGTACAATTTGACTATACACACGATTTTTTCAGTCAGTACCAATACCTTTCAAAAGATGAAGAAAAACATGCGTTTTTAGAGAGCGGAAGAGGTGGAAGGTATAGCATTGCTGGATTTAAGCCATTTGCTACAGTAAAAGGAAAAGGTGAACAGCTATTTATTACAAAAGATAATGAGAGTGTTGTTTTGAATGGGAAACCCCTTGACCTATTTAGAGAGTGGTTTAAGCAATATAATACAAGCTCTGATCCGAATCTCCCTGATTTTCAAGGAGGGGCTATTGGCTTTATTAGTTATGACTGTGTTCGTCATTTTGAAACATTGCCTGAAATTGCTGTAGATGATTTAGAAACTCCTGATTTGTATTTTTTGTTGTTTGATGATATTGCTGTGTATGATCATCAGACGTCAAAATTATGGTTAATGACCCATTATTATCAGGAGGATCAAGTCCAACAAGCTCATAAAAAATTAGAGGAAATGAAGGGGAATTGGACAAGTGTCCCGAAGGAAGCAGTGAAAAAGGACATGAACCAAGTGACGCCTTCTGATCCTATCATTTTCTCAGAAGACGCATTTAAAAGAGCGGTGGAATCAATAAAAGATTATATCGGACAAGGTGATGTATTTCAGGTCAATTTGTCTTTAAGACAGCATTTTTTATTAGAAAACCATCCTCTAAAAATTTATGAGACATTACGTAAAGTAAACCCTTCACCTTATATGGCTTACTTGCACTTTCCTGATCTGCAAATTGTGAGCGGCTCGCCTGAATTACTTGTTAAAAAGAAAGAAAACCTCGTGAGTACAAGACCGATTGCAGGAACACGGTCCAGGGGGGAAAATGAACAAGAAGATATGAGACTCGCTAACGAGCTCATTCAGAATGAAAAGGAAAGAGCTGAGCATGTTATGCTTGTTGATTTGGAGAGAAATGATCTAGGTCGTGTGTGCGAATATGGATCTGTGCATGTAAATGAATTTATGGTGATTGAAAAATATTCACATGTCATGCACATCGTCTCAAATGTACAAGGAACATTAAAAAAAGATGCAAATTATGCAGATATTATCAAAGCGACCTTCCCGGGTGGTACAATAACAGGAGCACCTAAGGTTCGAACTATGGAAATCATTGAAGAACTTGAACCGACTAGAAGAGGAATTTATACAGGCTCGATAGGTTGGATAGGTTTTGATGAAGATATGGAACTTAATATTGTTATTCGTACGATGGTTGCGAAGGACGGATATGGGTATGTTCAATCTGGAGCAGGAATTGTCATTGATTCGAATCCGGATTATGAATATAAAGAAGCTTTAAAGAAAGCAAAAGCTTTAGTAAAAGCAATAGAGTTGAGCAAAGAAGAGAAAATATTAGGCTGA
- a CDS encoding peptidyl-prolyl cis-trans isomerase — protein MSGKVLWSIIFGLVIINCLTIAYFVSGKTEAIPVASNEMTDETIATIGDKKITREQWMAELESRYGKDTLKELINIQVVEELAEKYDITVSDEVINRELAVYKSMYNSLDEEQFGNEENWEMQIRYSILLEELLTRDVSVAEEDIQKFYEDNKDLYNIDESYHLSHIVVKTSKEAKAIIEELEGGSSFEALALEASIDEFTANSGGNLGFVSTNDTYVPQSYLKVASQLKEGDWSEPVEVDTGYAILLLHEKMKGQTFSFDDVKDQIRRQIALEQMEGTVSVNPLWEEIGVKWFYGEQ, from the coding sequence TTGAGTGGTAAAGTGTTGTGGAGCATTATTTTTGGCTTAGTGATCATTAATTGCTTAACCATAGCCTACTTTGTGTCTGGGAAAACCGAAGCAATCCCGGTGGCTAGTAATGAAATGACTGATGAAACAATTGCTACTATCGGTGATAAGAAAATTACAAGAGAACAATGGATGGCTGAGTTGGAAAGCCGTTATGGTAAAGATACATTAAAAGAGTTGATTAATATTCAAGTAGTGGAAGAGTTAGCTGAAAAATATGACATTACAGTATCTGATGAAGTAATTAATAGAGAACTTGCTGTTTATAAATCAATGTATAACTCATTGGATGAAGAACAGTTTGGTAACGAAGAAAACTGGGAAATGCAAATTCGCTACAGCATCTTATTAGAAGAACTATTAACACGTGATGTTTCTGTTGCAGAGGAAGATATCCAGAAGTTTTATGAAGATAATAAGGATTTATATAACATTGATGAATCTTATCATCTATCACATATAGTTGTAAAAACAAGTAAAGAAGCCAAAGCCATTATTGAGGAATTAGAAGGTGGTTCAAGTTTTGAAGCCCTTGCATTAGAGGCTTCAATTGATGAATTTACAGCTAATTCCGGAGGCAATTTAGGGTTTGTTTCAACAAATGATACGTATGTACCACAGTCTTATCTTAAAGTTGCTTCACAATTAAAGGAAGGAGATTGGAGTGAACCTGTCGAAGTAGATACAGGGTATGCAATCCTTCTTTTACATGAAAAGATGAAAGGACAAACTTTTAGTTTTGATGATGTAAAAGATCAAATCCGAAGACAAATTGCATTAGAACAGATGGAGGGTACAGTCTCAGTGAACCCTTTATGGGAAGAAATTGGTGTTAAATGGTTTTATGGTGAGCAATAA
- the cysK gene encoding cysteine synthase A encodes MARVANSIHELIGETPIVKLNRLVDDNSADVYLKLEFMNPGSSVKDRIGLAMIEAAEKKGDLKAGDTIIEPTSGNTGIGLAMVAAAKGLKAILVMPETMSMERRNLLRAYGAELVLTPGSEGMGGAIRKAEELSKEHGYFMPQQFKNEANPEVHRLTTGKEIVEQMGDQLDAFISGIGTGGTITGAGSVLKENYPSIKIYAVEPTDSPVLSGGKPGPHKIQGIGAGFVPDILNTNVYDEVITVKNEEAFETARKVASQEGILGGISSGAAIFAALKVAKELGKGKKVLAVLPSNGERYLSTPLYQFD; translated from the coding sequence ATGGCGCGTGTTGCAAATTCAATTCATGAATTAATTGGTGAAACACCTATTGTAAAGTTAAATAGACTTGTTGATGATAATAGTGCAGATGTATATTTAAAATTAGAATTTATGAACCCTGGCAGTAGTGTAAAAGATCGTATCGGTCTTGCTATGATTGAAGCTGCTGAGAAGAAAGGCGATTTAAAAGCAGGTGATACAATCATTGAGCCTACAAGTGGTAACACTGGAATTGGTTTAGCGATGGTAGCTGCCGCAAAAGGTCTTAAAGCAATTTTAGTAATGCCTGAAACAATGAGTATGGAACGTAGAAACCTACTTCGTGCTTATGGTGCTGAACTAGTATTAACGCCAGGTTCTGAAGGTATGGGAGGAGCTATCCGTAAAGCGGAAGAGCTTTCAAAGGAACATGGTTACTTCATGCCACAGCAATTTAAAAACGAAGCAAATCCAGAAGTTCACCGTTTAACAACAGGAAAAGAGATTGTTGAGCAAATGGGTGATCAACTTGATGCGTTTATATCAGGGATCGGTACTGGCGGAACAATTACCGGTGCAGGATCAGTTTTAAAAGAAAACTATCCATCAATCAAAATTTACGCTGTTGAGCCAACAGATTCACCAGTTCTTTCTGGTGGAAAGCCGGGTCCACATAAAATTCAAGGTATTGGAGCAGGATTTGTTCCTGATATCCTTAACACAAATGTGTATGATGAAGTTATCACCGTTAAAAACGAAGAAGCATTTGAAACTGCAAGAAAAGTAGCAAGTCAAGAGGGAATTCTAGGTGGTATTTCATCAGGTGCAGCTATTTTTGCAGCGCTAAAAGTTGCGAAAGAATTAGGTAAAGGTAAAAAAGTATTAGCTGTACTTCCAAGTAACGGTGAGCGTTACCTAAGCACACCTTTATATCAGTTTGATTAA
- the hpt gene encoding hypoxanthine phosphoribosyltransferase: MRQDIQEILVTSEQIQEKVKELGKALTEEYKDSFPLAIGVLKGAMPFMGDLLKNIDTYLEMDFMDVSSYGTSTVSSGEVKIIKDLDTSVEGRDILIIEDIIDSGLTLSYLVKLFRYRKAKSIKIVTLLDKPTGRKADINADYVGFEVPDAFVVGYGLDYIEKYRNLPYIGVLKPEIYQK, translated from the coding sequence ATGAGACAAGATATTCAAGAAATTTTAGTAACATCAGAGCAAATTCAGGAAAAGGTAAAAGAATTAGGGAAGGCTCTAACAGAGGAATACAAAGACAGCTTCCCGCTTGCAATCGGTGTTTTAAAAGGTGCTATGCCTTTTATGGGTGATCTTTTAAAGAACATTGATACATACTTGGAAATGGACTTTATGGATGTTTCAAGTTATGGTACATCCACGGTTTCTTCTGGTGAAGTAAAGATTATTAAGGATTTAGATACTTCTGTAGAAGGACGAGATATTCTGATTATTGAGGATATAATTGATAGTGGGTTAACATTAAGTTATTTAGTTAAACTGTTCCGTTATCGTAAAGCAAAATCAATAAAGATTGTTACTTTGCTTGATAAACCTACTGGTAGAAAAGCTGATATTAATGCAGATTATGTTGGTTTTGAAGTACCGGATGCATTTGTTGTTGGATATGGTTTGGATTATATTGAAAAATATCGTAACCTTCCATATATCGGTGTATTAAAGCCAGAGATTTATCAGAAATAA
- the tilS gene encoding tRNA lysidine(34) synthetase TilS — protein MENLDVLIRQQQLIKKGSTIVVGVSGGPDSLALLHMLYKQKKKLHLNVVAAHVDHMFRGEQSQAEMDFVISFCNEREITCEARQIDVKAYAKANQLSSQVAARECRYEFFKEVLDKYQSTYLALGHHGDDQIETILMRLVRGNIGEALAGIKRIRPFHHGHIIRPMLDFSKNQILHYCDKNNLMPRFDPSNESTDYTRNRFRKYVLPFIKQENPLVHEKFQYFSETLLEDETYLHALTEKHMNTVIKRKEKFAVEIDIKAFLSLPLPLQRRGIKLILNYLYVNIPSSLSSIHIESLQSLLSQDHPSGSLDYPGGLKVIKSYQTCLFTFEHDEFKEYCYVLEIPSVVTLPNGYSISCHAAQNIQNVKKGNDFFLLSKKDLSEPLIVRTRKQGDKIKLKGMNGRKKVKDIFIDEKIPLYSRNSWPIVEDGKGNILWIPGLKKSSLETENVNEDGWIVLEFRS, from the coding sequence GTGGAAAATTTAGATGTCCTGATTCGACAACAACAACTAATTAAAAAAGGATCAACAATTGTTGTTGGGGTGTCAGGTGGACCTGATTCTTTGGCTTTACTCCATATGCTCTATAAGCAAAAAAAGAAATTGCATTTGAATGTTGTGGCTGCTCATGTTGATCATATGTTTAGAGGTGAACAGTCCCAAGCAGAAATGGATTTTGTCATATCATTTTGTAATGAGCGGGAGATCACTTGTGAAGCAAGACAAATTGATGTAAAAGCTTATGCAAAAGCGAATCAGTTGAGCTCACAGGTAGCAGCAAGGGAATGCAGGTATGAATTCTTTAAAGAAGTTCTTGATAAATACCAATCCACATACTTAGCATTAGGTCACCATGGTGATGATCAGATTGAAACAATTCTTATGAGATTGGTTAGAGGTAATATAGGTGAAGCATTGGCTGGAATAAAACGTATTCGACCATTTCATCATGGACATATCATTAGGCCTATGCTAGATTTTTCAAAGAATCAAATTCTTCACTATTGTGATAAGAATAACTTAATGCCGAGATTTGATCCCAGCAACGAAAGTACAGACTACACAAGAAATAGATTTAGAAAGTATGTACTTCCTTTTATAAAACAAGAAAATCCGTTAGTTCATGAAAAATTTCAGTATTTTAGTGAAACCTTATTAGAGGATGAAACGTATTTACATGCATTAACTGAAAAACACATGAATACAGTAATCAAAAGAAAGGAAAAATTCGCTGTTGAAATAGATATCAAAGCATTTCTAAGTCTACCTTTGCCTTTACAAAGAAGAGGGATTAAACTAATATTAAACTATCTATATGTAAATATTCCATCTTCCCTTTCTTCAATACATATCGAGAGTTTGCAGTCATTGCTCTCACAGGATCATCCTTCAGGTTCACTTGATTATCCAGGCGGTCTTAAAGTGATTAAATCCTATCAGACATGTTTGTTTACTTTTGAGCATGATGAATTTAAAGAATACTGCTATGTACTAGAAATCCCCTCTGTGGTTACTCTCCCAAACGGGTATAGTATATCTTGTCATGCTGCTCAGAACATTCAAAACGTGAAAAAGGGAAACGATTTTTTCCTGCTGAGCAAAAAAGATTTATCTGAACCCTTAATCGTTCGCACGAGAAAACAGGGAGATAAAATTAAATTGAAAGGCATGAACGGCAGGAAAAAAGTCAAAGATATATTTATTGACGAAAAAATTCCATTATATAGCCGAAATTCTTGGCCAATCGTAGAAGACGGGAAAGGGAACATCCTCTGGATCCCAGGTCTCAAAAAATCCAGTTTAGAGACAGAGAATGTCAATGAGGATGGATGGATCGTATTAGAATTTAGAAGCTAA
- a CDS encoding serine/threonine-protein kinase encodes MNQVCNLAPGSVITGKWNQGRYTIIKALGQGATGNVYLADSRRGNVAIKLSENSMSITSEVNVLKHFSKVQGTLLGPSLLDVDDWIANSQKLVSFYVMEYVQGNNFLEFTEQRGIEWAGVLTLQLLTNLERLHQEGWIFGDLKPENLIVSGPPPRIRCIDVGGTTQQGRSIKEFTEFFDRGFWGMGDRKADPPYDLFSVAMIMINAAYPKRFKKVNDRDGKGQIIEKIKQHPFLLKHEDVLQKALMGNYRSAREMKADFIQLLSTKTSTGRPSSHTYKSTIPKQGAPKTNQPKAHTNQTRQQVKKKKKKANYFIETVVILIGVCVIYSLYVYHVLL; translated from the coding sequence ATGAATCAAGTATGTAACCTCGCTCCTGGTTCCGTTATTACAGGTAAATGGAATCAGGGGCGTTATACGATCATTAAGGCCTTAGGACAAGGTGCAACAGGGAATGTTTACTTGGCTGATAGCAGAAGAGGGAACGTAGCAATTAAACTTAGTGAAAACAGCATGTCAATTACATCTGAGGTAAATGTACTAAAACATTTCTCCAAGGTCCAAGGTACTTTACTTGGACCTTCTTTACTTGATGTGGATGATTGGATTGCTAATTCACAGAAGTTAGTTTCATTTTATGTGATGGAATATGTACAAGGTAATAACTTTCTTGAGTTTACGGAACAAAGAGGTATAGAGTGGGCAGGTGTATTAACTCTACAACTTTTAACAAACTTAGAGAGGCTTCATCAAGAGGGATGGATTTTTGGTGATTTAAAGCCGGAAAATTTAATTGTTTCAGGTCCGCCGCCGAGAATAAGATGTATTGATGTAGGTGGGACAACACAACAAGGCAGGTCTATAAAAGAATTCACGGAGTTTTTTGATCGCGGGTTTTGGGGAATGGGAGATCGAAAGGCGGATCCACCATATGATCTGTTTTCAGTGGCGATGATTATGATAAATGCTGCATACCCAAAACGTTTTAAGAAAGTCAATGACCGTGATGGCAAAGGTCAGATAATAGAAAAGATTAAGCAACATCCTTTTCTACTTAAACATGAGGATGTTTTACAAAAGGCATTAATGGGAAATTACCGTAGTGCTAGGGAAATGAAGGCGGACTTTATCCAGTTGCTATCAACGAAAACGAGTACAGGAAGACCATCTTCTCACACATACAAGTCAACGATCCCAAAACAAGGTGCCCCTAAAACAAATCAGCCGAAGGCACATACAAATCAGACTAGACAGCAAGTGAAAAAGAAGAAAAAGAAAGCAAACTATTTTATTGAAACAGTCGTCATTTTAATAGGAGTTTGTGTAATATATTCTTTATATGTATATCATGTTCTCTTATAA
- the ftsH gene encoding ATP-dependent zinc metalloprotease FtsH, protein MNRIFRNTIFYLLIFLVIIGVVSFFTGANPKTEQVTYNDFISDLNEGNVTEMTVQPVRGVFEVRGKMKGYDEDETFLTYIPTEQGLDRVDKAADANNVQKLNIAPAEETSGWVTFFTSIIPFVIIFILFFFLLNQAQGGGGRVMNFGKSKAKLYSEEKKKVKFKDVAGADEEKQELVEVVEFLKDPRKFAELGARIPKGVLLNGPPGTGKTLLARAVAGEAGVPFFSISGSDFVEMFVGVGASRVRDLFENAKKNAPCIIFIDEIDAVGRQRGAGLGGGHDEREQTLNQLLVEMDGFGANEGIIIIAATNRPDILDPALLRPGRFDRQITVDRPDVNGREAVLKVHARNKPLDESVDLKAIAARTPGFSGADLENLLNEAALVAARQDKKKIDNTDLDEATDRVIAGPSKKSRVISKKERNIVAYHEAGHTIIGVVLDEADMVHKVTIVPRGQAGGYAVMLPKEDRYFMTKPELLDKITGLLGGRVAEEIIFGEVSTGAHNDFQRATNIARKMVTEYGMSDKLGPLQFGQSQGGQVFLGRDLHNEQNYSDAIAHEIDLEIQRFIKESYERARQILTENREKLELVAQTLLEVETLDAAQISSLVETGKLPDRPVAVNNDKVEKSEDVKVNIHTKKEEDNTSDK, encoded by the coding sequence ATGAATCGGATCTTCCGTAATACCATATTTTATTTACTTATATTTTTAGTCATCATTGGAGTTGTTAGCTTCTTTACAGGTGCTAATCCTAAAACAGAGCAAGTAACGTATAATGATTTCATTTCTGATCTAAACGAAGGAAATGTTACAGAAATGACTGTACAGCCGGTTCGAGGTGTATTTGAGGTTAGAGGTAAAATGAAAGGTTATGATGAAGACGAAACCTTTTTAACATATATACCAACAGAACAAGGGCTAGATCGAGTTGACAAGGCTGCTGATGCAAACAATGTTCAGAAATTAAATATTGCTCCAGCAGAAGAAACAAGTGGATGGGTAACATTCTTCACATCCATCATTCCATTCGTTATTATCTTTATCCTTTTCTTCTTCTTGTTGAACCAAGCTCAGGGCGGTGGCGGCCGTGTTATGAACTTTGGGAAAAGCAAAGCCAAGCTTTATAGTGAGGAAAAGAAAAAGGTTAAGTTTAAAGATGTAGCAGGTGCTGATGAAGAGAAGCAGGAACTTGTAGAAGTTGTTGAATTCTTAAAAGATCCTCGTAAATTTGCAGAATTAGGTGCAAGAATTCCAAAAGGTGTTCTATTAAATGGACCACCGGGAACAGGTAAAACGTTACTTGCAAGAGCGGTTGCTGGTGAAGCTGGCGTACCATTCTTCTCAATCAGTGGATCAGATTTCGTGGAAATGTTTGTCGGTGTCGGGGCTTCACGTGTTCGTGACTTATTTGAAAATGCGAAAAAGAACGCACCATGTATTATTTTTATCGATGAAATTGATGCTGTTGGACGTCAACGTGGTGCTGGTTTAGGTGGCGGTCATGATGAACGTGAACAAACCTTAAACCAATTACTTGTTGAAATGGATGGTTTTGGAGCAAATGAAGGAATTATTATCATTGCTGCAACAAATAGACCAGACATTTTAGACCCTGCATTACTTCGTCCGGGACGTTTTGACCGTCAAATTACAGTTGACCGTCCAGATGTAAATGGTCGTGAAGCAGTACTTAAAGTACATGCTCGAAATAAACCGCTAGATGAATCTGTTGATCTTAAGGCGATAGCAGCCCGTACACCAGGATTCTCAGGTGCAGATTTAGAAAACTTATTAAATGAAGCAGCTCTGGTAGCAGCTAGACAAGATAAGAAGAAAATCGATAATACGGACCTTGATGAAGCAACAGATCGTGTTATTGCCGGTCCTTCGAAGAAGAGTCGCGTAATTTCCAAGAAAGAACGAAACATTGTTGCATATCATGAAGCAGGACACACAATTATTGGTGTTGTTTTAGATGAAGCCGATATGGTCCACAAAGTTACCATCGTTCCTCGTGGTCAAGCCGGCGGATACGCTGTTATGCTTCCTAAAGAAGATCGTTACTTTATGACAAAACCTGAATTATTGGATAAAATCACAGGTCTACTTGGTGGCCGTGTTGCTGAAGAAATTATCTTTGGCGAAGTTAGTACAGGTGCTCATAATGACTTCCAAAGAGCAACAAATATCGCGAGAAAAATGGTTACAGAATACGGAATGAGTGATAAACTCGGACCATTACAATTCGGTCAATCACAAGGTGGTCAAGTGTTCTTAGGAAGAGATCTTCATAATGAACAAAACTACAGTGATGCAATTGCTCATGAAATTGATTTGGAAATTCAACGTTTCATTAAGGAATCATATGAAAGAGCACGTCAGATTCTAACAGAAAACCGTGAAAAGCTAGAGCTTGTTGCCCAAACATTGTTAGAAGTTGAAACATTAGATGCTGCTCAAATTTCAAGCCTTGTTGAAACTGGGAAACTCCCTGATCGCCCAGTCGCCGTTAATAACGACAAAGTAGAGAAGTCAGAGGATGTAAAGGTCAATATTCATACAAAAAAAGAAGAAGATAACACTTCTGATAAATAA
- a CDS encoding VWA domain-containing protein → MQYLSRRVSMEKGHLKQILLITDGCSNHGEDPIAMAALAQEQGITVNVIGVLEENVIDQESLQEVEGIAMSGGGVHQIVYAHQLSQTVQHVTRKAMTQTLQGVVNKELQQILGKHTSMEELPPEKRGEVMEVVDELGETTSLEILILVDTSASMKPKLPTVKEALLDLSISLNSRIGDNRFSVSVFPGKKDDVEQVLDWTPRLESLSSIFPKLSTGGITPTGPAIREAIGQFKKKRSLRNLLRNEEEYYDESSM, encoded by the coding sequence ATGCAATATCTCTCTAGGAGGGTAAGTATGGAAAAGGGTCATTTAAAACAAATCTTATTAATTACAGATGGTTGTTCAAATCATGGGGAAGATCCAATTGCAATGGCAGCTTTAGCGCAAGAACAGGGTATTACCGTAAATGTAATTGGTGTTCTAGAAGAAAATGTGATAGATCAGGAATCCCTGCAAGAGGTTGAAGGAATTGCCATGTCAGGTGGAGGCGTCCATCAAATTGTCTATGCTCACCAACTTTCACAAACTGTTCAACATGTGACAAGAAAAGCGATGACACAGACTCTTCAAGGTGTAGTAAATAAGGAACTCCAACAAATATTAGGTAAACATACATCTATGGAAGAACTGCCTCCTGAAAAAAGAGGAGAAGTGATGGAAGTAGTGGATGAATTAGGTGAAACAACAAGCCTTGAAATCCTTATTTTAGTTGATACAAGTGCTAGTATGAAGCCGAAACTTCCAACAGTGAAAGAAGCTTTGCTAGATTTATCAATTAGCTTAAATTCAAGGATAGGAGATAATCGTTTCTCAGTCTCAGTATTTCCTGGGAAAAAGGATGATGTTGAGCAGGTGCTTGATTGGACACCAAGGCTTGAATCCTTATCATCTATCTTCCCTAAATTATCTACAGGAGGTATTACACCAACTGGTCCCGCGATTAGAGAGGCTATAGGGCAGTTTAAAAAGAAGCGTTCCCTTAGAAATCTATTAAGAAATGAAGAAGAGTATTACGATGAATCAAGTATGTAA